One window of the Candidatus Eremiobacterota bacterium genome contains the following:
- a CDS encoding VWA domain-containing protein, with protein MNWLHGGALALLLLIPLILIFYLMKLKRKELPVSCAFLWNKAMEEAKVDSFFQKLRSNLLLFLQLLFIILLAASLARPYIKSLRNLPPRMIFVLDCSASMEAREGRKTRFELAREQITHMVEGAQRGTFFVLITATSRTRLETGFTDDKQAFLTILRGIQPRDTGTVLEPALALATSLVKTHPDAQIFLFSDGGGDLPSLWSRYGGVLHYEPVGKSVRNLGITAFDMRKTRKGFQLFLTVKNFSPQPENTLISLMAGTSVREAREVALAPGEQKSYIFDITGDQSGSLEAVLDMDDDLPVDNRVFAVIPAVKPTQVLLVTGGNPFLEKLLQLMSGCEVRKTPSPSGKDLAKADLVIWDSTEVKKLPEGRAHLFLHCRFPEKLITTKGPVKLPGGLSWDKSHPVNRFLDYSTLTVAEADQITLPPWGKALVSSDRTPLIMLLEKGSHRSIATGFDAYRSDLFLSPLFPMLMENIFDCLLDGRSSTSPHLLRSEESVSLEREREGDRLKVVLPSGLQRTIIAGTAAPFFTDTAKVGIYTIKAKRERSFAVNLLDEGESKIAPFISPEGPQAAHAATASSSPMIIEFWKPLAFTGLLLLLLEWSCFHRRRQ; from the coding sequence ATGAACTGGCTCCATGGCGGTGCTCTTGCCCTGCTCCTCCTTATCCCCCTCATCCTCATCTTTTATCTGATGAAGCTGAAGAGAAAGGAGCTTCCCGTCTCCTGCGCCTTCCTTTGGAACAAGGCGATGGAGGAGGCAAAGGTGGATTCCTTTTTTCAGAAGCTGAGGAGCAACCTGCTGCTTTTCCTCCAGCTGCTTTTCATTATCCTATTGGCGGCGAGCCTTGCCCGCCCTTATATCAAATCCCTCAGGAACCTTCCTCCCCGCATGATCTTCGTGCTGGACTGCTCGGCGAGCATGGAGGCAAGGGAGGGGAGAAAGACCCGCTTTGAGCTTGCCAGGGAGCAGATTACCCATATGGTGGAGGGAGCCCAGAGAGGCACCTTCTTTGTGCTTATCACCGCTACTTCAAGAACCCGTCTTGAGACCGGCTTTACCGATGACAAGCAGGCGTTCCTGACCATCCTGAGAGGCATACAGCCCCGTGATACAGGGACAGTCCTTGAGCCTGCGCTGGCCCTTGCAACGTCCCTCGTGAAAACCCATCCTGACGCGCAGATATTCCTCTTCTCCGACGGCGGGGGCGATCTTCCCTCGCTGTGGAGCCGCTACGGCGGGGTCCTGCACTATGAGCCCGTGGGGAAATCCGTGCGCAACCTCGGCATCACGGCTTTTGACATGAGAAAGACCAGGAAAGGCTTTCAGCTCTTTCTTACCGTGAAAAATTTCTCACCCCAGCCTGAAAACACGCTTATTTCGCTTATGGCGGGGACCTCGGTGCGCGAGGCCCGCGAAGTGGCCCTCGCGCCAGGGGAACAGAAATCCTACATCTTCGACATCACCGGGGATCAGAGCGGCTCGCTCGAGGCGGTCCTTGACATGGACGATGATCTTCCCGTGGACAACAGGGTCTTTGCCGTCATCCCCGCCGTGAAGCCCACTCAGGTTCTTCTCGTGACAGGTGGAAACCCTTTCCTGGAAAAGCTTCTCCAGCTTATGAGCGGCTGCGAGGTACGAAAGACTCCTTCGCCCTCCGGGAAGGATCTTGCAAAAGCCGATCTCGTCATCTGGGACTCCACGGAAGTGAAGAAGCTGCCTGAAGGGAGAGCCCATCTTTTCCTTCACTGCAGGTTTCCGGAGAAGCTCATCACCACAAAGGGCCCGGTAAAATTACCCGGAGGGCTCTCATGGGACAAGAGCCACCCCGTCAACAGGTTTCTTGACTACTCAACCCTCACTGTTGCAGAAGCGGATCAGATCACCCTCCCCCCGTGGGGGAAAGCCCTTGTGAGCTCCGACAGGACACCCCTCATCATGCTCCTTGAAAAGGGAAGCCACCGTTCAATAGCCACGGGGTTCGACGCATACCGGAGCGACCTTTTCCTCTCGCCCCTCTTTCCCATGCTCATGGAAAATATCTTTGACTGCCTCCTTGACGGCAGGAGCAGCACCTCGCCGCATCTTTTGAGGAGCGAGGAGAGCGTCTCCCTTGAAAGGGAGCGTGAGGGGGACAGGCTGAAAGTGGTCCTCCCCTCGGGCCTGCAGAGAACAATTATCGCCGGCACCGCGGCACCTTTTTTCACCGATACGGCGAAAGTCGGCATTTATACCATCAAGGCCAAAAGAGAGCGCTCTTTCGCAGTGAACCTCCTCGATGAAGGAGAGTCAAAAATTGCACCCTTCATCTCCCCGGAGGGACCTCAGGCTGCACATGCTGCAACAGCCTCGTCATCGCCGATGATCATAGAATTCTGGAAGCCCCTTGCCTTCACGGGCCTGCTGCTCCTCCTTCTCGAATGGAGCTGTTTCCACAGGAGGAGGCAGTAA
- a CDS encoding DUF58 domain-containing protein: protein MKETELLTPEFLKKLKLLQIMSKKVAWGTQKGEHTSSQKGRSLEFSDFRNYVRGDDIRYIDWNIYGRLEKLFLKLFVEELDLIVYLLIDTSASMSLGGEEKLHYAKKIAACISFIALSHFDRVSIAAMDEGISLYQPPLRGTNQIFQCFRFLSGLRPRGKTSLGASLLSFGRKKLRPGLVVVLSDFLQEGEFFEGLSFLLYEKYSLFLIQVLDPLEKNPVIEGDLKLVDIETESAREVTVSERLLAAYRRNFQRHTEKIEQYCARHGAGFLQTTTDTPFEEIVLKYLRMGRLLA, encoded by the coding sequence TTGAAGGAAACAGAACTTCTTACGCCGGAATTCCTGAAAAAGCTGAAACTCCTTCAGATCATGTCCAAGAAAGTGGCCTGGGGAACTCAGAAAGGTGAGCACACCAGCAGCCAGAAGGGCCGGTCCCTGGAGTTTTCCGATTTCAGGAACTATGTGCGCGGCGATGACATCCGCTATATTGACTGGAACATTTATGGCCGCCTGGAGAAGCTCTTTCTCAAGCTCTTTGTCGAGGAGCTCGACCTTATCGTCTATCTCCTCATCGATACGAGCGCCTCAATGTCGCTGGGCGGGGAGGAAAAGCTGCACTATGCGAAAAAAATAGCAGCCTGCATCTCTTTCATCGCCCTCTCACACTTTGACAGGGTGAGCATCGCCGCCATGGACGAGGGGATCAGTCTCTATCAGCCTCCCCTCAGGGGCACCAACCAGATTTTCCAGTGCTTCAGGTTTCTCAGCGGCCTCAGGCCCCGGGGGAAAACCTCCCTGGGCGCCTCCCTTCTCTCCTTCGGCAGGAAAAAGCTCAGGCCCGGGCTGGTGGTGGTCCTCTCCGACTTCCTGCAGGAAGGCGAGTTCTTCGAGGGATTGAGCTTTCTTCTCTACGAAAAATACTCCCTCTTCCTCATCCAGGTCCTCGATCCCCTTGAGAAAAACCCTGTGATAGAAGGAGATCTCAAGCTGGTGGATATTGAGACAGAGTCTGCCAGGGAGGTGACGGTGAGCGAGCGCCTCCTCGCCGCGTACCGGAGAAACTTCCAGAGACACACGGAAAAAATTGAGCAATACTGTGCCAGGCACGGCGCAGGCTTCCTCCAGACCACGACAGATACGCCCTTCGAGGAGATAGTGCTGAAATACCTCAGGATGGGGAGGCTCCTCGCATGA
- a CDS encoding ABC transporter permease subunit: MTSLLRKNWFSNLSNPILYKELSIGLRDRKIFITQTVYLTILSIALCLIVMEASDSGYPQNTADIGKTIFMALFWIQLFLVVIIAPSLTCGCISTEKEKRTYELLIGSLLTPAEIISGKLIHGLAYIFLLLISSLPITATVFFLGGVSPLQIVGGYFVIFALGFLCCQIGQFFSVRENKTANATNQSYLLIFFASIAVVPSIGVIWSYYAYQGTFNNVLQYKSLSFPLWIYLAVNFILVAGFLFSKTVNYIYHQARNMRYLSIFFLIGYLFNLTVLSGAFANGRTDPDELGAFFTFLIMVNLFLPGFFGNRPTFPSKREYRAHMKSVFSKPYFMPILFGLAGIIPVLLVSYELPGDKSPLMPSFFLNLFFVPAFFALVRGIHRILKGSLPFAFFYYLMLIVTAFLPYLTMLGEEGHTKISSLSTFQFLSPTIAMGSLWATRDFPVLAMTPFGTIPMYMCSLVAYLVLLFIVGLLYMAAMKKHSKRQNF, translated from the coding sequence ATGACCTCCCTCTTGCGCAAGAACTGGTTTTCCAACCTTTCCAATCCGATCCTTTACAAAGAGCTGAGCATAGGCCTCCGTGACAGGAAGATATTCATCACCCAGACGGTGTACCTCACCATTCTCTCCATCGCGCTCTGCCTTATCGTCATGGAGGCCTCCGATTCAGGATATCCCCAGAACACTGCCGATATCGGGAAAACCATCTTCATGGCTCTTTTCTGGATACAGCTCTTCCTCGTGGTGATAATCGCCCCCTCGCTCACCTGCGGCTGTATCTCAACGGAGAAGGAGAAAAGAACTTACGAGCTCCTCATCGGCTCCCTTCTCACCCCCGCGGAGATCATCTCGGGGAAGCTCATCCATGGCCTCGCCTACATCTTCCTGCTCCTCATCTCATCGCTGCCTATCACGGCAACGGTCTTCTTCCTCGGCGGCGTCTCGCCCCTGCAGATAGTGGGCGGCTACTTTGTCATATTTGCCCTGGGATTTCTCTGCTGCCAGATCGGCCAGTTTTTTTCCGTAAGGGAGAACAAGACTGCCAATGCCACCAACCAGAGCTACCTTCTCATCTTTTTCGCAAGCATAGCCGTTGTTCCCAGCATCGGCGTGATATGGAGCTATTATGCCTACCAGGGAACCTTCAACAACGTTCTCCAGTACAAGTCGCTCTCATTCCCGCTCTGGATTTACCTCGCCGTGAACTTCATCCTCGTGGCCGGCTTCCTCTTCAGCAAGACGGTGAACTACATATACCACCAGGCCAGAAACATGAGATACCTGAGCATTTTTTTCCTGATCGGGTATCTCTTCAACCTCACGGTCCTCTCGGGAGCTTTTGCCAACGGGCGCACCGACCCTGACGAACTCGGGGCCTTCTTCACTTTTCTCATCATGGTGAACCTTTTTCTCCCCGGATTCTTCGGAAACCGCCCCACCTTCCCCTCGAAAAGGGAATACAGGGCCCATATGAAGTCGGTTTTTTCAAAGCCCTATTTCATGCCCATTCTCTTTGGTCTCGCCGGCATTATCCCCGTGCTCCTGGTAAGCTATGAGCTGCCCGGTGACAAATCACCCCTCATGCCGAGCTTTTTCCTGAACCTCTTCTTCGTGCCTGCCTTCTTTGCCCTCGTAAGGGGTATTCACAGGATACTGAAAGGCTCTCTCCCCTTTGCATTCTTCTATTACCTCATGCTCATCGTGACAGCCTTTCTTCCCTACCTCACCATGCTGGGAGAAGAGGGCCATACCAAGATATCGAGCCTCTCCACCTTCCAGTTCCTCTCCCCCACCATCGCCATGGGCTCGCTCTGGGCCACGAGGGACTTTCCCGTGCTTGCCATGACTCCTTTCGGCACAATACCCATGTACATGTGCTCCCTTGTAGCTTACCTGGTGCTGCTTTTTATCGTGGGACTCCTTTATATGGCTGCCATGAAGAAACACTCCAAGAGGCAAAACTTTTGA
- a CDS encoding ABC transporter ATP-binding protein, whose translation MIELRSLTKHFKNHQAVKEISLRIEKGDAFGFIGPNGAGKTTTIKMMATLLPPTSGEMYIDGISVTEEPEKVREVIGYMPDHFGVYDGMKVGEYLDFFAAAFRKSKNERKRLIGDVLELTDLTGLKESPIEVLSTGMKQRLCLAKTLLHDPKVLILDEPASGLDPRARIELKVLLKELSTMGKTIFISSHILPELADYCNKIGIIEKGSLIACGSVQSIIEKTRTMASYKIRVLGDTVRAAAMLKEDPMVGEVEEVNGHLRFSWQGEKDSIAGLIEALVMKKAGLLGIWEEETNLEDVFMQITKGDMA comes from the coding sequence GTGATAGAGCTCAGAAGCCTCACCAAGCATTTCAAGAACCACCAGGCAGTGAAAGAGATAAGCCTCAGGATAGAAAAAGGCGACGCTTTCGGCTTTATAGGGCCGAACGGCGCGGGAAAGACCACTACCATAAAGATGATGGCGACGCTGCTCCCTCCCACCTCAGGCGAAATGTATATCGACGGGATCTCCGTGACGGAGGAGCCTGAAAAAGTGAGGGAAGTGATTGGCTACATGCCCGATCACTTTGGAGTTTACGACGGGATGAAGGTGGGGGAGTACCTGGATTTCTTCGCCGCCGCTTTCAGGAAAAGCAAGAACGAGAGAAAACGGCTCATCGGCGATGTCCTTGAGCTCACCGATCTCACGGGGCTGAAAGAATCGCCCATCGAGGTCCTTTCCACCGGCATGAAGCAGCGTCTCTGCCTCGCGAAGACGCTCCTGCATGATCCCAAGGTGCTGATCCTTGACGAGCCTGCGTCAGGACTGGACCCGAGAGCAAGGATTGAGCTGAAGGTGCTCCTTAAGGAGCTCTCCACCATGGGAAAGACCATCTTCATCTCCTCCCACATCCTGCCAGAGCTCGCAGACTACTGCAACAAGATCGGGATCATAGAGAAGGGAAGCCTTATAGCCTGCGGATCTGTGCAGAGCATCATTGAAAAGACAAGGACCATGGCGAGCTACAAGATCAGGGTGCTTGGTGACACCGTCCGCGCCGCGGCAATGCTGAAAGAGGATCCCATGGTCGGCGAAGTCGAGGAGGTAAACGGCCACCTCCGCTTCAGCTGGCAGGGAGAAAAGGACAGCATTGCCGGCCTTATCGAGGCCCTTGTGATGAAAAAAGCGGGACTCCTGGGAATCTGGGAGGAAGAGACCAATCTTGAGGATGTATTCATGCAGATTACAAAAGGAGACATGGCGTAA
- a CDS encoding MoxR family ATPase: MNIEERVREFGKKFSVIREEIQKTIVGNTEVIDHVLLSLIADGHVLLEGVPGLGKTLLVKTIGQVLNLSFSRVQFTPDLMPADITGTYLVMEKPDGKKGFEFQRGPLFANLVLADEINRATPKTQSALLEAMQEHNVTVSGTLHPLPSPFFVLATQNPIEMEGTYPLPEAQVDRFFFKIVVQFPDHAELVSIIDRTTAEVRPALSKVADGESILEMRTLSREILIATPVKNYVATLILATHPEREQAISMVKRFLRYGVSPRGAQTLTLAGKVRALMHGRFNVSFEDIQACAVPALRHRLILNFEGEAEGISSDTIVQQLLKEVAYEQEAAPLR; this comes from the coding sequence ATGAACATAGAAGAACGGGTGCGGGAATTCGGCAAGAAATTCTCCGTCATCAGGGAAGAGATTCAGAAGACCATCGTGGGCAACACCGAGGTCATTGACCACGTGCTCCTCTCGCTCATCGCCGACGGCCACGTGCTCCTCGAGGGAGTGCCGGGCCTGGGGAAGACACTCCTGGTAAAAACCATAGGGCAGGTGCTGAACCTGAGCTTCAGCAGGGTGCAGTTCACACCCGACCTGATGCCGGCTGACATCACCGGCACTTACCTGGTGATGGAGAAGCCTGACGGGAAGAAGGGCTTTGAGTTTCAGAGAGGCCCCCTCTTTGCCAACCTGGTCCTTGCGGACGAGATCAACAGGGCCACGCCGAAGACACAGAGCGCCCTCCTTGAAGCCATGCAGGAGCACAACGTGACGGTCTCGGGGACACTCCATCCCCTCCCGTCACCGTTCTTTGTGCTGGCCACACAGAACCCTATCGAGATGGAAGGGACGTACCCCCTCCCTGAAGCGCAGGTTGACAGGTTTTTCTTTAAAATAGTGGTGCAGTTCCCTGATCACGCCGAGCTTGTGTCCATAATTGACAGGACCACCGCCGAGGTGAGGCCTGCCCTCTCCAAAGTGGCCGACGGTGAATCGATCCTCGAGATGCGGACTCTCAGCAGGGAGATCCTGATCGCCACACCGGTAAAAAACTATGTGGCAACCCTCATCCTTGCCACCCACCCTGAAAGGGAACAGGCCATCTCCATGGTGAAGCGCTTCCTGAGATACGGCGTGAGCCCCCGGGGAGCCCAGACCCTCACCCTTGCGGGAAAAGTGAGGGCTCTCATGCATGGACGCTTCAATGTGAGCTTTGAAGACATTCAGGCCTGTGCGGTGCCTGCCCTGCGCCACCGCCTCATCCTGAACTTCGAGGGCGAAGCCGAGGGAATCTCTTCAGATACAATCGTGCAGCAACTCCTTAAAGAGGTGGCATATGAACAAGAGGCAGCTCCCCTGCGCTAG
- a CDS encoding methyltransferase domain-containing protein has translation MREKLRKLVILFLTGRAKAMARRLIAHLPRGGAILDVGSGTGHVAAELRSEGGFDCTEADVADLSMGGTHPVIFDGVTLPFPDSSFETALLISVLQYSLAPVDLLREVRRVTRGPLLIVQPLYKGPCERFLLQGLDFLLGWCFFRLFRLLGLVSSGAASLESRRSYSLHLLEKDLTAAGLSVLLREQDSWPPFCRCLLICRGADRENTAVFSQKGE, from the coding sequence ATGAGAGAGAAGCTCAGGAAGCTCGTCATCCTGTTCCTCACAGGAAGAGCAAAGGCTATGGCCCGGCGCCTTATAGCCCATCTTCCCCGCGGGGGGGCCATCCTGGACGTAGGCTCAGGAACGGGGCACGTGGCGGCTGAGCTTCGCAGCGAGGGCGGCTTTGACTGCACGGAAGCCGATGTGGCGGATCTCTCCATGGGCGGTACCCATCCCGTCATATTTGACGGAGTCACTCTCCCTTTCCCTGACTCCTCCTTTGAGACTGCCCTCCTTATCTCCGTCCTCCAGTATTCCCTGGCTCCCGTCGATCTCCTCAGAGAGGTGAGAAGGGTTACCAGGGGGCCTCTTCTCATCGTGCAGCCCCTCTATAAGGGCCCTTGTGAGCGCTTTCTTCTCCAGGGCCTGGATTTTCTTCTGGGATGGTGCTTTTTCAGGCTTTTCCGCCTCCTGGGCCTCGTTTCCAGCGGAGCTGCCTCGCTTGAGTCCCGCCGCAGCTATTCCCTTCACCTTCTTGAAAAAGACCTCACCGCTGCCGGCCTTTCGGTCCTCCTCAGGGAGCAGGACTCCTGGCCGCCCTTCTGCCGGTGCCTTCTGATCTGCCGGGGAGCTGACCGGGAAAACACCGCTGTTTTTTCCCAAAAGGGGGAATAG
- a CDS encoding radical SAM protein, producing the protein MAKKVDLKVGYSCNNNCIHCVVADNRALCQARGIEENLSTSSLLAELADSRQSGCGSVVFTGGEPTLRNDLPYLVHSALSLGYAVDIQTNGRALACWRYARALCERAPLSFCVALHGSTAVVHDAVTSVTGSFFETVAGLRNLVRLGQGVAGKVVISKVNYRSLAGLCRFYAELGVTDITLAFPHALGNAGRFFDEVVPLYSETTAPLKEALETCRALGVTARTEAYPLCFLEGYESHAVELHFYDEETELRQLGHEHPVIDWTRARRENKMKFPACLSCRYDLICEGPWREYPAMRGCGEFHAVHGIKVAHPLAVLSERKA; encoded by the coding sequence ATGGCAAAAAAAGTTGACCTCAAGGTGGGGTACTCCTGCAACAACAACTGCATTCACTGCGTGGTGGCAGATAACAGGGCCCTCTGCCAGGCTCGCGGGATTGAAGAAAATCTTTCCACGTCGAGCCTTCTGGCGGAGCTTGCTGACAGCAGGCAGAGCGGATGCGGCTCTGTGGTCTTCACAGGCGGTGAGCCGACGCTGCGCAATGATCTTCCTTACCTTGTGCACAGTGCCCTGTCTCTCGGATATGCCGTGGACATCCAGACCAACGGGCGGGCCCTTGCATGCTGGCGCTATGCCCGGGCTCTCTGTGAGAGGGCTCCTCTTTCCTTCTGCGTGGCGCTCCATGGATCGACGGCAGTCGTTCATGATGCCGTCACCTCTGTGACCGGGAGCTTTTTCGAGACTGTCGCGGGGCTCAGGAACCTTGTGAGGCTGGGGCAGGGGGTGGCGGGCAAGGTCGTCATCTCGAAGGTGAATTACCGCTCACTTGCCGGGTTGTGCCGGTTTTACGCAGAGCTCGGCGTCACCGACATTACCCTTGCCTTTCCCCATGCCCTTGGCAATGCAGGCCGCTTTTTTGACGAGGTGGTGCCCCTGTACAGCGAGACAACGGCACCCCTGAAAGAGGCACTTGAGACCTGCAGGGCCCTGGGAGTGACGGCAAGAACGGAAGCCTATCCCCTCTGCTTTCTGGAGGGATATGAAAGCCATGCCGTGGAGCTTCATTTTTATGATGAGGAAACAGAGCTCAGGCAGCTTGGCCATGAACACCCTGTCATTGACTGGACAAGAGCCCGCAGGGAGAATAAGATGAAGTTCCCTGCGTGCCTGTCGTGCCGGTATGATCTCATATGTGAAGGCCCCTGGAGGGAATATCCCGCCATGAGGGGCTGCGGAGAATTCCACGCCGTGCACGGCATCAAAGTGGCGCACCCCCTGGCGGTGCTCTCTGAAAGAAAGGCTTGA
- a CDS encoding radical SAM protein has protein sequence MDTIALPEQGGFLPPELEDYVLERRPGLSLSRRGEKVLIIDPDSASWAVLPRRLEEYLGQMLDPLKFSLFCAFNPSMEPRRLRSIVDSMYRHGFITLDGRSFFPPPSVMWRPPDDEPVYPRSFYLHMTDACNFRCTYCYARAEGHGSSLRRETAFAILERIIREIPYDSLYVEFHGGEPLLYRDDIYAIVEYGERRALHAGKMLNFSLQTNGSLFDGEFISFAAAHHLKVGVSIDGPPALHDRFRRYPGGRGTFSDVWENVKRAEALGLHCGIIGVVHDPEDYLEAYEFLVSSGVLSFKLNYSSALGRGRDICPVDEERGRAMARGALAMLRAAAIFNSQGPLRVKIHDFNLYLAALLSKKREYMCLRSPCGAGRSILAFGTGGEIYPCEEMSTYPEFACGTVWSPVPLTAMIDNSAALAKLRARRVEGLEKCRDCPFRRLCSGKCPHKAFHSHGTVMREDPMCSFYRHLFEELMWAIDSTPAIKSLAEPP, from the coding sequence ATGGATACCATAGCTTTGCCTGAACAAGGGGGCTTTCTTCCCCCCGAGCTTGAGGATTATGTCTTAGAGCGCCGTCCAGGCCTCTCATTGTCCCGGAGAGGAGAAAAGGTGCTCATTATTGACCCGGACTCCGCGTCATGGGCTGTGCTCCCCCGCCGCTTGGAAGAATATCTCGGGCAGATGCTCGATCCCCTGAAGTTCTCACTTTTCTGCGCCTTCAATCCCTCAATGGAGCCCCGCAGGCTCAGGAGCATCGTGGACTCCATGTACCGTCATGGCTTTATCACTCTTGACGGGCGGTCTTTTTTCCCGCCTCCCTCCGTGATGTGGAGGCCTCCTGATGACGAGCCCGTCTATCCCCGGTCCTTTTACCTCCATATGACCGATGCCTGCAACTTCCGCTGCACTTACTGCTATGCCAGGGCCGAGGGACATGGATCCTCTCTGCGCAGAGAGACCGCCTTTGCCATACTGGAGAGGATCATAAGGGAAATCCCCTATGACAGCCTTTACGTGGAATTCCACGGCGGAGAGCCACTTCTTTACAGGGATGACATTTATGCCATCGTGGAATATGGCGAGCGCAGGGCTCTCCATGCCGGCAAAATGCTCAATTTCTCGCTCCAGACCAATGGCTCCCTCTTTGATGGCGAGTTTATCTCCTTTGCCGCCGCCCATCATCTCAAGGTGGGCGTGAGCATCGACGGCCCCCCGGCGCTCCATGACCGTTTCAGGCGCTATCCAGGCGGGAGAGGCACTTTTTCTGACGTGTGGGAAAACGTGAAAAGGGCCGAGGCGCTCGGTCTTCACTGCGGCATCATCGGCGTGGTGCACGATCCGGAGGACTATCTTGAAGCCTATGAGTTCCTGGTGAGCTCGGGCGTCCTTTCCTTCAAGCTCAATTATTCCTCAGCCCTCGGAAGGGGCAGGGATATCTGCCCTGTTGACGAGGAGAGGGGCCGGGCCATGGCCCGGGGTGCCCTGGCCATGCTCAGGGCTGCAGCGATATTCAACAGCCAGGGCCCTCTCAGGGTAAAGATCCACGATTTCAACCTTTATCTCGCCGCGCTGCTCTCAAAGAAGCGGGAATACATGTGCCTGCGTTCACCCTGCGGTGCCGGGCGATCGATTCTTGCCTTCGGCACAGGGGGGGAGATATATCCCTGCGAGGAAATGAGCACGTACCCTGAGTTTGCCTGCGGCACAGTCTGGTCACCGGTGCCTCTCACCGCGATGATAGATAATTCTGCCGCCCTGGCAAAGCTGAGAGCACGCCGTGTCGAGGGCCTGGAAAAATGCAGGGATTGCCCTTTCAGAAGGCTCTGCAGCGGGAAATGCCCCCACAAAGCCTTTCACTCCCATGGCACGGTCATGAGGGAAGACCCCATGTGCTCCTTTTACCGCCATCTTTTCGAGGAGCTCATGTGGGCTATAGACAGCACCCCCGCTATAAAGAGCCTTGCGGAGCCTCCATGA